The Verrucomicrobiia bacterium region ACCATGCGGGGCTGGGTTCCCTTCAGGCCCCGCGCCTCCTGATATTGAAACGGGAAAACCTCGAGAAGTTCGCGGCTCAGGCTGGCGATGCGCATGGGCCAGGTCTTGAAAAAAGCGGCCTGGAAAAGATAAAGGTTTGCCGTAAGGGCGGCCACGGCAATCAGTCCGCTCAAGCGGGGAAAACGGAAGGCCAGGAGAACCGCGAGGCCGCCGGCGGCCGTGATCACGAGGCCCTGCGAAAAAACCTGCGGCCACAACACCCAGTTGTCCGCCTGCATGGCGTCGAACGGCAGGCGCATCCAGACCATGAACCCGAGGACGACGGCAAGGCTGGCCGGAAAAGCGAGGAGCACGCGCCGGCGCGCGGAGGAACCGGCCTCCGCCGCATGCGCCAGGAAATGATCGAGGCCGAAACCCGCAAGCAAAATAAGAAACGGCCGCATCAGGCCGCCGAGAATGCCCACGTAACGGAAAAGGCGGATGGGCGGAAAAATTTCGTAGATGAATTCCGCGATGGGCGTGTTTGCGCCGAGAGAGAGCGCGCCGATCAGAAAGAGCGACGCGGCGAGCGCCGCATGAAAAAGATTCCTTACACAAACGAGGCCGGTCAGGAGAAAGGCAAGCGTGAGCCCGCCGACGAAAACGCTCATCTTCAGCGGCACATAGGACGGGTAAAGGGCCGTCAGGAATTTTTCCGGCCCGGTATAGCCGCCGTGCTGGAGGAAAAGCTGCAGCGGCACCGTGAAATCGGAGCTTCTTCCTTGCTGCATGCTGTCGATGTGGTCGTACATGTGAAGCGCGAAAAGGACAAACAGGCCGGCCACGGCGAGAAAGGCCGCGGCGCCCGCGGCATTAGGCCCTTCCGGCGCGAAGAGTGTTTTGAAGAGCGTCCTTTTGCGGAAGATCATGAAAACGAGAAAGACGGAGACGATTAGCATGTTGAGCGCCGCGAAATAAGGCGGAATCCCGAATTGCACGGTGACCGACACGAGGCCCGCAAGCCAGAGGTAAACCGCTTTTTCTCTTTTATAGAAAAGGACCAGGAAGTAAAGGATGAGCGGCAGCAGGTAGAAGATCCGGAAATTCCAGTAGACGTTCGTCAGCCAGATCGTGCTTCCCACCATCGCGACGGAGCAGAAAAGGACGGAGGCGCGTTTTTTGAAAAGTTCGCCGCCCAGAAGGGAAGTGCCGAGAACGAGCATGCCTTCTTCCAGCAGGATGGAAAATTTAAAAAGGAAATTAACGTCCCGGATGCGCAGAAGGCCGCCCGCGAGGCCCGCGAAGTATTGGGCCGGGGTGAAGGTGTCGAGCTGCGCGTAGTCCATCGATATCCCATAAACGCCGTACGGGAACCACTGGGCCAGCTCATGATGGAAGAAAAAGTTGGTGTAATAGGTGTAAAAGCGCTGGAAAACGTAGATGGTATCGCCCTGGTACCAGACATGGCGGTCCCAGACCGGGAAGCGGAAGAGGGCCCAGGCCAGCAGCAGGAATAAAACTTCGGGCGCCCGGAAAAGGGCTTTTTTGTCGAAGCTGAGGGTTGTCTTCATGAAGTCGGGTTTTAGCCGGGTGGAATCCAGGAACCCGGCTGCCCCGCTTGCCGGGACAAAATTTACTACGACATTTTTCGGAACTTACTGAATTTTAATCTTTTAAGCGTTCGAGCCGATAATATTGTTTCCTGAACCGGCCTTTTGGCCGTCGGAAAGGAAGGACATGAACGCGCAAAATCGTGACCCCAAAGTCACGCTGGCCGTCTATACCCTCAATGAAATTGACGGGATGCGCGCGGTCATGCCCAAAGTCCGCAAAGAGTGGTGCGACGAAATCATCGTGATCGACGGCGGGTCCACGGACGGGACGGTCGAGTACGCCAGGGAGCAGGGCTATGCCGTTTACCGGCAGAAAGAGCCGCGGTGGGGCGGCGCGCACCGGGAGGCTTACAGCCGGGCCGCGGGCGACATCGTGATCGATTTTTCCCCGGATGGGAATTCCGTGCCGGAACTCATCCCGCAGCTCGTGGCCAAGATCAAAGAGGGATACGACATGGTCATTGCGTCGCGTTATACCGGAGGCGCCAAAAGCGACGACGACACCGCGGTGACGGGCTTCGGCAACAGTCTTTTTACATTTCTGGTGAACTTGCTTTTCGGCTGCCGGTATACGGATTCGCTGGTCATTTACCGCGCCTTCACCCGCCCGTTTCTCGAAAAAGCGGGGGTCGTCAACTGCAGCCTGCCGCAATGCGTGACCGTCCTGACCTGCATCCGGGCGGCGAAAATCAAGGCCAGGACCGCGGACGTGCCCGGGGACGAGCCTCCCCGCATCGGAGGCCACCCCAAGATGAACCCCTTGATCGACGGGCTGCGCGTGCTGGCCGTGATTTTTAAGGAATTTTTTATTCGCGATTTTAAAAAAAGCTGCGTTTCCCAGAACATTCAAGCGTGAGGGTCGCTTTTGTGAGTTTTGGCGGGTACACTAATAGGGACGCGTCATCGCTTAACCGGTTATCCACCTCCTCGAGGGTTTCATGATCATCAGCAGGACCCCCTTCAGGATTTCTTTCTTCGGCGGCGGCAGCGACTATCCGGCCTGGTACTCCAAGTACGGCGGCAAGGTCATTGGCACGACCATCGACAAGTACTGTTATATCAGCTGCCGTTATCTCCCTCCGTTTTTTACCTATAAACACCGGATCGTGTATTCCAACATGGAATACGTGAACGACCTTTCCGAGATTAAGCATCCGGCCGTCAAAGGAATCCTGGAAACCCTCAAGGTCGACCGCGGCATGGAAATCCATCATGACGGCGACCTGCCGGCGCGTTCCGGGCTGGGTTCGAGTTCGTCTTTTACCGTGGGCCTGCTGCATGCCCTTCACGCGCTGCATGGCAAATTTATTTCCAAACGCGATCTCGCCAACGAGGCCGTGCACATCGAGCAGGAAGTGCTCAAAGAAAACGTGGGCTCGCAGGACCAGATCCTCGCGGCTTACGGAGGCTTCAACATGATCGAGTTCCACCAGGGCGGCACGTACGATGTCCAGCCCGTGATCCTGCCCAAAGAACGCCTCACGGAATTCCAGCAGAACCTGATGCTCTGCTTCACAGGCATAACACGCATCGCCTCGACCATTGCCAAGGCGCACATCGACAACCTGGAAAAAAGGAAGCGCGAAATCCAGATGATGCAGCAGATGACCCACGAGGCCATCAGCATCCTGCAAAGCTCCAGCCAGATCGACGAATTCGGCAAGCTTCTCCACGAATACTGGAACTACAAAAAAAGCCTCTCGGACAAAGTGACGACTCCCGAGGTGGACGAAATTTACACCGCCGCGCTCGAGGCCGGAGCCCTGGGCGGCAAGCTGCTCGGCGCGGGAGGCGGCGGATTCATGCTGTTTTTCGCCAAGCCGGAAGCGCAGCAAAAGATCCGGGAAAGGCTCAAAAAACTCGTCCATGTGGGCTTCCGTTTCGAATTTTCCGGAAGCAAAATCGTGATTTACGAACCCTACAACTTCTAGACATGAATAAAGAAAAAGCCAAACAGATTTACCACGATGTTTACCTGGTCCGCCGCTGCGAAGAAAAAATCCGCGACGAATACGCCTCGGACGCGATGAAAACGCCCGTGCATCTGCACGTGGGCGCCGAAGCCATCTGCGCGGGCGTCCTGGCCGCGCTTCCCAAAGGCCTCAAGGTTTTCGGGACTTACCGCAATCACGGGCTCTACCTGCCGCTCACGCAGGACCCGAAATCGTTTTTCGCGGAGCTGTACGGCAAGGCGACAGGCTGCGCCCAGGGCAAGGCCGGTTCCATGCATCTCACCGCGCCCGAGCACGGGCTTTTTCTCACGTCCGCGGTCGTGGCCACGACGATTCCGGTGGCCGTCGGCGCCGCTCTCGCGCATCAGTACCGCAAAGAAAAAAACGTAGTGGCCGTTTTCTTCGGCGACGGCGCCGTGGAAGAAGGTGCGTTCTGGGAAAGTCTGAATTTTGCCTGCCTGAAACAACTTCGCGTCTTCTTTGTCTGCGAGGACAACGACCTGGCCATCCACACGCCGACCGCGCATCGCCAGGGCTTCAAGTCCATTCCCGAAGCGGCCGCGGGCTTCCGCTGCCACATGGCCACCGCGGACGGATGGGATCCGGAAACAGTTTACGCCGCGGCTTCCGGACTTCTTCAGAGAATGGAAGCCGAACCCAAGCCCTGCTTGCTGCATTTCAAATATTTCCGTTATCTCGAGCACGTAGGCGTGGGCGAGGATTTCAAATTCGGCTATCGCCCCAAGCCGGACGAGCCCGCGCTGCAAAAGTATGATCCTCTGAAAGCTGCCGAGCGCATGGCCGCCAATCACGGCCTTTCGGATTCCGACATCCAGAAGATCAACCAGGAAGTGGACGCACTTATCGAGGAGAGCGTGGCCAAGGCCAAGACCGACCCCTTTCCCGACGAACAGGAATTCGGACGCGGAGTCATGAGCTGATGAAAGCCTCCCAGCCGGTTGAAAAATTGAACTGGCCGCTCATGGCAGACAATATTTTGCCCGAAGACCGGCAGGCCGTGATCGAGTTCCTGAAGCACAACGACCGGCTCACGCAGTGGAAAGAAGTGCGCGCGTTCGAAAAGGAATGGTCCGAGTGGATCGGCGTGAAGCACAGCGTGTTCGTCAATTCCGGCGCGTCCGCGAACCTGATCACGCTGGCCGCGCTGAAAGAAATCGCCGGGCCGGGCGAAGTCATCGTGCCGACGCTGACCTGGGTGTCGGACATCGCGTCGGTGCTGCAGAACGGTTTCACGCCGGTATTCGTGGACATCAACCCGCGGCATCTCGGCATGGCCGAAGACGAGGTCGCCAAAAAGATTACGCCGAAGACCAAGGCGGTTTTCCTCACGCATATCCTCGGCTACAACGCGCTGACGGACGGACTGATGAAGACCCTGAAAGAAAAGAATATCCCGCTCATTGAAGACGGCTGCGAGTCGCACGGCGCGCGCTTCAAGGGCAAGAGGATCGGCTCGTTCGGCTGGGCCTCCAACTTTTCCTTTTATTACGCGCATCACCTCAGCACCGTGGAAGGCGGCATGGTGTGCACGAACGACGACGAACTGTACCAGATGATGCGCATGTTCCGATCGCACGGTCTGGTGCGCGAGATGGACGACGAAAGCCTCAAGAAGCGCTATCACGAAAAGTATCCGGACCTCGACACGCAGTTTATTTTTGCATTCCCGGCCTACAACGTGCGCAGCACGGAGATCAACGCGGTATTCGGGCGCAACCAGCTGAAGCGGCTGCAGGACGAGATCGACGAGCGCAATGAAAACCTCAAAGTGTTTCTGGGCGGGCTCGATCCGGCAAAGTACCGCACGGATTTCGAATTGGAGGGCGTGAGCAATTACGCGTTAACGCTGGTGCTCCAGAAAAATTTCACGGACAGGGCGGAGAAGGTCACGAAGATGCTGGTCGAAGCCAACGTCGAATACCGGCGCGGCACTTCCGGCGGCGGCAACCAGCTCCGCCAGCCGTACCTGAAAAGACTTTTCGGGGACGCGTACAAAAACTATCCCGAAGTCGAGCACGTGCACTTTTACGCGTATTACATCGGAAATTATCCCGGCCTGGACAAGGGCTTGATCAAAAAACTCTGCGCCATGCTCAACTCGATCGATTGAGGCCATGAAAAAACACATCACTTACCGCGACGCGATCAACGAAGCCTTGATGGACGAAATGACGGCCGACGACCGCGTGTTCGTCTTCGGCCTGGATGTGCCCGACCACAAGCGCATCTTCGGCAGTACCGCGAACCTCGTCGAAAAATTCGGGCCGGAGCGCTGCTTTGCCACGCCGCTTTCCGAAGACGGCATGACGGGCGTTGCGCTTGGCGCGGCCCTCAGCGGGCTCAGGCCCGTGCACGTTCATATCCGCGTGGACTTCATGCTGCTTGCCATGAACCAGATCGCGAACATGATTTCCTGCGCGCGCTACATGACCGGCGGCAAGGTCAAGGTGCCGCTTGTCATCCGCGCCGTGATCGGCCGCGGGTGGGGCCAGGGCGCGCAGCACAGCAAGACGCTGCAGAGCATTTTCGCGCATATCCCCGGACTCAAAGTCGTGATGCCCACGAACCCGCAGGACGCGTACAGCCTTCTCCGGACTTCGATCCAGGACGAGGACCCGGTCATTTTTCTCGAGCACCGCTGGCTCTACGACGCGTTCGGCGACGTGGACAAGGAATTCAAGATCCCGATCGGCAAGGCGCTGGTCAAGCGTGACGGCACGGACATCACGGTCGTGACGACGTCCTGGATGATGGTCGAGGCCCTGAAGGCGCGCGAGATCCTGATGCGCCGCAACGTGTCCGTCGAAATTGTGGACGTGCGCACGATTGCGCCCGCGGACATGGACACCATCGCCGCGTCCGCGGCCAAGACCGGCCGCTGCATCGTGGCCGACTACGACTGGGTGCCCTGCGGTTTCAGCGCCGAAGTCGCGGCGGAAGTCTCGAAGCGCTGCTTCGGAAAATTGAAGCTGCCCGTCGAAAGGATCGGTTTTGCACCCACGCCCTGCCCGACGACACGTCCGCTCGAAAATCTTTTTTATCCCTCCGCGATCACCCTCATCAGAACCATCGAAAAAATGATGGGCCTTTCGGAAACCGATCTCTCCGGAGAAAAGTTTTATTCCTGGGAAGAGCGGTTCAAAGGGCCTTTCTGACGGAGCCGCATGTTTAAGGGCAGAAAAATTCTCGTCACCGGAGGCACGGGGCTGATCGGCCGGCCGCTGGTGGAAATGCTGATCCAGGAAGGCGCGCACGTGAGGATCGCATCGCTCGACGATCCGTCGCGCGCGCATCCCAAGGCCGAATTCGTCCAGGCGAACCTCATGCATTTCGAGAATTGCGCCAAGGCCTGCCAGGGTATGGACGACGTGTTTCATCTGGCCGGCGTCAAGGGCTCGCCCGCCATGACCGCGAAGAAACCCGCGAGCTTTTTCGTGCCCATGGTGACTTTCAACACCAACATGATGGAGGCCGCGCGCCAGGCCGGCGTGAAGCGCTTCCTTTATACCAGCTCCATCGGCGTGTATGCTCCGGCCGAAGTTTTTCACGAAGATGATGTCTGGAAAACTTTTCCTTCGCCGAACGACCGCTTCGCGGGCTGGGCCAAGCGCATGGGCGAACTGCAGGCCGAGGCTTACCAGATCGAATACGGCTGGAAAGACATCGCGATCGTGCGGCCGGCAAACGTGTATGGCCCCTTCGACAATTTCGACCCGCAGAACGCCATGGTGATCCCGTCGCTCATCCGCCGCGCCATGGACGGCGAGAATCCATTGACGGTGTGGGGCGACGGCTCCGCGGTGCGCGATTTCATCCACGCGCGCGACGTGGCCCGCGGCATGATGCTCGCGCTCGAAAAAGGAGGCGGCCAGCCGCTCAACCTCGGAAGCGGCCTGGGCGTCAGCGTGAAGCAGATCGTGGACATCATCGCGGCCAACATGCCCGTGAAGCCCAAAGTCGTGTGGGACACGTCCAAGCCTTCCGGCGACAAGAAACGGCTGATGGACATGACGCGGGCGAAAGCTCTCGGCTTCGAGCCGAAAGTCTCCATCGAAGAAGGCATCCGCGAAGTCATGGACTGGTATTCGAAAAACCGCGAAGAAGTAAACAAGCGCTACAATGTTTTCACCGAGAAGAAATTTGCGTAAGCGGCTCTGCCGCCGGCGGGTACTCGCATGACGACTTCACTTGATTTGATTGCCTCGGATCCGGGCTTCAAGACCACGAAGCTTTTCCGCGAGCTCCAAAAGAATCCCTTCGGCTTCATCGACGTCGGCGCGCTGGGCGGCATCCATCCCATCGTCGATCCCATCGCGGGCCTTACGCATGCCCTGTGCTTCGAGCCGGACGAAAAAGACTGCGAGGCCCTGAGGAACAAATACGCGGAAGCTTCTTCGTTTGCCCGCGTAACCGTGGAGCAGACGGCGTTGGGCGCGCCCGGCAAGGAAAAGGAAAATCTCTACATTTCGAAAGTCGCGACCAACACGTCGCTTCTCAAGCCTAACCCGCACTTCATCAGCCGTTACCAGGCCAAGAAATTTGAAGTGGACCGCGTGCTGCCCATCCAGACGCGCACGCTGGACAGTGTCCTGGCCGGCGGGAAAGACCTCGGAGGCAGAATGGGCGAAATGTTGAAGCTGGACACGCAGGGCAGCGAATACCGCATCCTGAAAGGCGCGGAGAAGCTTCTCGACAAGACTTGCCTCGCGGTGTGGTGCGAGGTGGAGTTTTTCGAAGTCTACGAAGGCCAGGAAACTTTTTCGGACATCGACAGGCTCCTGCGTGAGCATGGATTTTTGATTTACGGGATCTACCCGCATTACCGTTCCACCAAATCGCTGGACCGCAGCCAGTACACGACCGAGGAGCGGCTGATGTGGGCCGACGCGGTCTTCATCAAGGACCCGCTCGACTCGCGCAACCAAGGGCGCAAGTTTTCGGAGCGCGACCTCCAGAGTCTTGTCCTCATCGCGATGCTCACGCGGTTTTATGATTTCGCCCTCGAGCTCGTGCGCGGCCCTTATCCGGAGCCCGCGGACCGCAAGGCGCTGGAAAACCTGATCCTCACGCTCGCCAAAGTGGACAATTACGGCCTGAGGGACGACATCGAGCGTTTGAACAAGGCCTGCTCGAAAAATCCGGACCGGACGAACGTGCTGGTCGGGCTCTTTGTCTCGCGGCACCAGTCGAACAACACGGTGGACCATCTCCTGGACCGCGTCCGGTAGTTCCGCCCCTGCTCCGGCCCAGCCCCTCGGGCGGAGAAATTGAAGGAATCATATGAAACTGGGAAAAGTCTTCGTCGCCGGCGGCACCGGGCTCGTGGGAAAAAACATGGTGAAGCGCCTGGAAGCGATGGGCGTGGATTACCAGGCGAGCTACTACCAGTCCCAGCCTCTTTTTTGCCGCAGCAAATACCGCCGCGTGGATTTTCAGAAATTCGACGAGACCATGGAAGCCCTGAAAGGCGTTTCGGAACTCATCATCTGCGCGGCCGTCACGCACGGCGTGAAGAGGATGAAGGAAAATCCCGGCGCCGGCATCCTGCCCAACCTCAAAATCACCAGCCACCTGCTCGAAGCCGCGCGGCGCCAGAAAGTTTCACGCGTTGTTTTCCTGGGCAGCGGCACAGTTTACCAGGAAGCCGAGCATCCGATACGCGAGGACGACCTGAATCTCAATCTGCCGCCGTACGGCCTGTACCTGGGCATCGGCGGGCTGTCACGCTATCTGGAACAGCTTTGCTTTTTTTATGCGAAGCAGTTCGGCATGCAGATCGGCATTTTCCGGCTGTCGAATGTCTACGGCCCGCACGATCATTTCGGGGAAGACCGTTCCCACGTGCTGCCGGCGCTTATCCGCCGCGCGCTTAAAAAAGAAAATCCCTTCAAGGTGTGGGGCCGCGCCTCGGTGGTCCGCGATTTCATTTACGTCGAGGACGTGGTCGAGGCCATCCTGCGGCTGCTCGACAAGCATTGCCGCCCGGATCCCATCAATTTCAGCTACGGCAAAGGCGTCACGATCGGAGAAGCCGTAAAAACCATCCTGCAGGTCTGCGGCCATTCCGTGGCGCCGCAGTATGACGAAAGCGCGCCGACCGCCATTCCTTACCGCGTGCTGGACTGCACCAAATTCGAGCAGCTGCTCGGGCCGCTGCCGCGCACCTCGCTCGAAGAGGGCGTGCGCAGGACCGTGGCCTGGGCCGTGGAAGAAGACATTTTCAAGACGCGCGCCGCGAAAACGGCCCCGAAGACCCGCTACCTCCTGACCGGCGTATCGAGCGGGCTTGGGCGCTACCTGCATGAGAGGCTGGGCGGCG contains the following coding sequences:
- a CDS encoding NAD(P)-dependent oxidoreductase codes for the protein MKLGKVFVAGGTGLVGKNMVKRLEAMGVDYQASYYQSQPLFCRSKYRRVDFQKFDETMEALKGVSELIICAAVTHGVKRMKENPGAGILPNLKITSHLLEAARRQKVSRVVFLGSGTVYQEAEHPIREDDLNLNLPPYGLYLGIGGLSRYLEQLCFFYAKQFGMQIGIFRLSNVYGPHDHFGEDRSHVLPALIRRALKKENPFKVWGRASVVRDFIYVEDVVEAILRLLDKHCRPDPINFSYGKGVTIGEAVKTILQVCGHSVAPQYDESAPTAIPYRVLDCTKFEQLLGPLPRTSLEEGVRRTVAWAVEEDIFKTRAAKTAPKTRYLLTGVSSGLGRYLHERLGGEGLTRENAPEVLESARAKGCDVVVHAAFSAPKTGPSSMLAACLEDNIGLTQKLAEVPHRKMIYISSIDVYPKTPGPHSEDEDIHFRDIAGFYGIMKLTCEALVQQKCPNHLILRCSAFLGRYSRKANLKVIAEDPKPELKLQAGSRFNYILHEDVAAFIEYAVEHDLRGIYNVASSGAVTLSEIAEWVKKKPVYGDYLYDSGDISNRKIAAVFPALKKTSRQVAEHFLASEYSYSF
- a CDS encoding DegT/DnrJ/EryC1/StrS aminotransferase family protein, producing the protein MKASQPVEKLNWPLMADNILPEDRQAVIEFLKHNDRLTQWKEVRAFEKEWSEWIGVKHSVFVNSGASANLITLAALKEIAGPGEVIVPTLTWVSDIASVLQNGFTPVFVDINPRHLGMAEDEVAKKITPKTKAVFLTHILGYNALTDGLMKTLKEKNIPLIEDGCESHGARFKGKRIGSFGWASNFSFYYAHHLSTVEGGMVCTNDDELYQMMRMFRSHGLVREMDDESLKKRYHEKYPDLDTQFIFAFPAYNVRSTEINAVFGRNQLKRLQDEIDERNENLKVFLGGLDPAKYRTDFELEGVSNYALTLVLQKNFTDRAEKVTKMLVEANVEYRRGTSGGGNQLRQPYLKRLFGDAYKNYPEVEHVHFYAYYIGNYPGLDKGLIKKLCAMLNSID
- a CDS encoding kinase, which encodes MIISRTPFRISFFGGGSDYPAWYSKYGGKVIGTTIDKYCYISCRYLPPFFTYKHRIVYSNMEYVNDLSEIKHPAVKGILETLKVDRGMEIHHDGDLPARSGLGSSSSFTVGLLHALHALHGKFISKRDLANEAVHIEQEVLKENVGSQDQILAAYGGFNMIEFHQGGTYDVQPVILPKERLTEFQQNLMLCFTGITRIASTIAKAHIDNLEKRKREIQMMQQMTHEAISILQSSSQIDEFGKLLHEYWNYKKSLSDKVTTPEVDEIYTAALEAGALGGKLLGAGGGGFMLFFAKPEAQQKIRERLKKLVHVGFRFEFSGSKIVIYEPYNF
- a CDS encoding NAD-dependent epimerase/dehydratase family protein, yielding MFKGRKILVTGGTGLIGRPLVEMLIQEGAHVRIASLDDPSRAHPKAEFVQANLMHFENCAKACQGMDDVFHLAGVKGSPAMTAKKPASFFVPMVTFNTNMMEAARQAGVKRFLYTSSIGVYAPAEVFHEDDVWKTFPSPNDRFAGWAKRMGELQAEAYQIEYGWKDIAIVRPANVYGPFDNFDPQNAMVIPSLIRRAMDGENPLTVWGDGSAVRDFIHARDVARGMMLALEKGGGQPLNLGSGLGVSVKQIVDIIAANMPVKPKVVWDTSKPSGDKKRLMDMTRAKALGFEPKVSIEEGIREVMDWYSKNREEVNKRYNVFTEKKFA
- a CDS encoding FkbM family methyltransferase — protein: MTTSLDLIASDPGFKTTKLFRELQKNPFGFIDVGALGGIHPIVDPIAGLTHALCFEPDEKDCEALRNKYAEASSFARVTVEQTALGAPGKEKENLYISKVATNTSLLKPNPHFISRYQAKKFEVDRVLPIQTRTLDSVLAGGKDLGGRMGEMLKLDTQGSEYRILKGAEKLLDKTCLAVWCEVEFFEVYEGQETFSDIDRLLREHGFLIYGIYPHYRSTKSLDRSQYTTEERLMWADAVFIKDPLDSRNQGRKFSERDLQSLVLIAMLTRFYDFALELVRGPYPEPADRKALENLILTLAKVDNYGLRDDIERLNKACSKNPDRTNVLVGLFVSRHQSNNTVDHLLDRVR
- a CDS encoding thiamine pyrophosphate-dependent dehydrogenase E1 component subunit alpha; the protein is MNKEKAKQIYHDVYLVRRCEEKIRDEYASDAMKTPVHLHVGAEAICAGVLAALPKGLKVFGTYRNHGLYLPLTQDPKSFFAELYGKATGCAQGKAGSMHLTAPEHGLFLTSAVVATTIPVAVGAALAHQYRKEKNVVAVFFGDGAVEEGAFWESLNFACLKQLRVFFVCEDNDLAIHTPTAHRQGFKSIPEAAAGFRCHMATADGWDPETVYAAASGLLQRMEAEPKPCLLHFKYFRYLEHVGVGEDFKFGYRPKPDEPALQKYDPLKAAERMAANHGLSDSDIQKINQEVDALIEESVAKAKTDPFPDEQEFGRGVMS
- a CDS encoding glycosyltransferase family 2 protein codes for the protein MNAQNRDPKVTLAVYTLNEIDGMRAVMPKVRKEWCDEIIVIDGGSTDGTVEYAREQGYAVYRQKEPRWGGAHREAYSRAAGDIVIDFSPDGNSVPELIPQLVAKIKEGYDMVIASRYTGGAKSDDDTAVTGFGNSLFTFLVNLLFGCRYTDSLVIYRAFTRPFLEKAGVVNCSLPQCVTVLTCIRAAKIKARTADVPGDEPPRIGGHPKMNPLIDGLRVLAVIFKEFFIRDFKKSCVSQNIQA
- a CDS encoding YfhO family protein codes for the protein MKTTLSFDKKALFRAPEVLFLLLAWALFRFPVWDRHVWYQGDTIYVFQRFYTYYTNFFFHHELAQWFPYGVYGISMDYAQLDTFTPAQYFAGLAGGLLRIRDVNFLFKFSILLEEGMLVLGTSLLGGELFKKRASVLFCSVAMVGSTIWLTNVYWNFRIFYLLPLILYFLVLFYKREKAVYLWLAGLVSVTVQFGIPPYFAALNMLIVSVFLVFMIFRKRTLFKTLFAPEGPNAAGAAAFLAVAGLFVLFALHMYDHIDSMQQGRSSDFTVPLQLFLQHGGYTGPEKFLTALYPSYVPLKMSVFVGGLTLAFLLTGLVCVRNLFHAALAASLFLIGALSLGANTPIAEFIYEIFPPIRLFRYVGILGGLMRPFLILLAGFGLDHFLAHAAEAGSSARRRVLLAFPASLAVVLGFMVWMRLPFDAMQADNWVLWPQVFSQGLVITAAGGLAVLLAFRFPRLSGLIAVAALTANLYLFQAAFFKTWPMRIASLSRELLEVFPFQYQEARGLKGTQPRMVEAEELLNRSPARFQKEIYNFLFFDTYHAEEYTNFEWNEWFGKFFMIARSSCFGTVGCEGPKLRLVTDVEFSPSTESAGQSLFRLNREPEKVFLEGIPAEIQASWTPAPNAEAGRVKVTDFSFNRLEAEADVTYPKGAWLYYVDAWHPGWHASVDGKQTAVNHANVGFKAVFVPHGRHRVKLYYWNDGESFRSVTVAAYGIFFTLALFVFAADALMPLRRAP
- a CDS encoding transketolase C-terminal domain-containing protein, which codes for MKKHITYRDAINEALMDEMTADDRVFVFGLDVPDHKRIFGSTANLVEKFGPERCFATPLSEDGMTGVALGAALSGLRPVHVHIRVDFMLLAMNQIANMISCARYMTGGKVKVPLVIRAVIGRGWGQGAQHSKTLQSIFAHIPGLKVVMPTNPQDAYSLLRTSIQDEDPVIFLEHRWLYDAFGDVDKEFKIPIGKALVKRDGTDITVVTTSWMMVEALKAREILMRRNVSVEIVDVRTIAPADMDTIAASAAKTGRCIVADYDWVPCGFSAEVAAEVSKRCFGKLKLPVERIGFAPTPCPTTRPLENLFYPSAITLIRTIEKMMGLSETDLSGEKFYSWEERFKGPF